Part of the Chelmon rostratus isolate fCheRos1 chromosome 13, fCheRos1.pri, whole genome shotgun sequence genome is shown below.
ATCTGTGGTTCACCTCCAGCTGGTCCAGGTCCATCCAGGCCTCTGTGAGATTGGATCAAACCAGGAGGAAAACCAGACACTGAtccaggaacagcagcagctgatggagaaaCTCAAGGTACAAAGAGACGGAAACAGGAGATAAACAGCCGAAGtcctgacatcacttcctgtccagctTCTGTTCTGCTGACTCGTGTAACTCAACTCTGTCATGTAGCATTTCTTTCATCGGTCTTTGTGATAAAATGAAGCTTGTTCTGGAGTTTACGTTCCATATTCTGAGATAAATCAGCTACACGGCAGCTGATATTAGAAATTAgttaaacagtttaaaaaaagattattttgaGTACAAAAAACTACTACTGCAATAAATCTGTTGATTTTCCAGAAACATGAGAGGGAAGTGCTGACTGTGGTGGAAAGGAGCCGACAGgcggagcagaggaagaggagggacgaAGGGACgatggagcagaggaggagcaagaaacaggaggaagaggaggacgtgCACGAGGCCATGGCGGCATCTCTGAACGAGGGATGGTCGTTGCTCCTGCGCCTGCTCGAGAGACGGCAGGAAGTCCTGATGCTGGCTGCAGACTTCTACCGCCGAGCTTTGGAGGTACAAACCATCTGAAACTACGGCAACgttaaaaaacaactttatcaTAGTTTCAACTTATTTGATTCCCAAGAGCCATGCCAAGACTGACTGTCGTTGTTTAATCACCAGAACTGCTTGACTACTATCAAGCAGTTCTCTTGTGATTGTGAGTAATTGAATAGTAATATTATTAGGAATTTGTTCTCAACAGTAACGCAGGTGTTCGTGGCGTTTCGCCTTGCTATACTGGAGCCAAAACTACTGGCCAAATGTTTCAGGACTCAGCCGCACAGGTTGTTGATTTAACTGAAAGAATTAACAAtctttaaatcatgttttttgtttgtagtcTCACCGCTGCATCAAGTTCCTGAGAAGCGTGCTTGCAGGCAGCCGCTCCCTGAACACATCATggtttttttattcattcatttgcagctttaatgatgatcatgaaaatgtgttttagaaaCACAGGatctttatttgtgtttctaaCTGAGACACCAGCAGCTAAAGTCACTCAGTCCCTGCTTCAAAGTCGACACCATCCTGACACCAACACCATGCTGGTGTTTTATTTGGCGGACCTGCCAGTTCTTCAACCTGTGAGATCTTCAAGGGTTTACAGCTTTTTAATGATATATATGAAATGCTGTATTTCCTGCTCATGTTAGACTGAGCTGTATGGAAGCTGAATGGTGACTCGTTGTAATCTGAGCCTCACAAGAATATGTGCTCATCTATTGTTGGGTTgttgtgacctctgacccctgacctcctCGCTGTAGACAGTAAAGTTCTCGCAGGTGCGGTGTGCTGTCCCCTGTGGTTAAACAACAGGAGCGTGGACGTGATTTATCCTCGTCTCGTGTCTCCGTGAAGGAcatttgtttcagctctgagcTTCACATTCCTCACATTCCTGCATGCCGAATCCGTGGTGTGTCGCAGTAAGCCGTGCTCATTGGCTAGCATTTTATTAGCAACACCTGCTGCCTGACGACGATCACCTGCCGCAGCCTTTATTTAAAACAGTCCAACAGCGAGCTTTCTGCTTCTATTTTAATCCCCCGTCATTTCCGTACATTTAATGAGTTGAAAGCAGCTAATAAATGTCAGCCGCGGTAACATGGACCGAGATAAAACCAACACGGAGGGCAGAAGATCATCACCGCTCCACCCGAGAGTCAGCTGAGGAGCTGAAACCTGGCAACCCGGCTGTGAGCTCGGGACTGAAGAGATGCCGCAGAGGGGAGGCCGTTGGTCAATAAATAGCTCCAACACTGATGGACAGCAAAGTCAAGTGTGACTTTGTCCagatgaaatatctcaacagctactggatggattgtGATGAAATGTAGTTCAGATGTTCACGTTCCCTTcaaaataaactgtaataactttattGACCCTCTGACATTTCGTCTAATGTGTCCAATACTTTGATTAGTAATCAGATATCtaataacattcccatcagcctcagctgctcctgctagttagcaaatattagcacgctaacactctgtctgtctgcagtttgctgtCAGTATTGACCGAGTTGAGGATCTACAGATCGGACCAGACAACGACAGACTGACTGAAGTACAGCTCACATACGAGTCCATGAGGAGAGGTAAGCAGGGCTAATCTTAGTCATAGTATCAGTACTAGTATTTATAGCattacacacagctgcagtaccGATATATTATCACTGATTTAGTTTTAATTTCTTCTTTGCTTGTAgtcttgtgtctgtctttctttgtgttcagCTCTGTCGGCCTGAGCTGAACACAGGCATGATGGGATATCCTCCAGTGCCCCAAAACCCTGCAGCAGGACGatcacatatttaaaaaaaactctttacATGTCCTTATGAAGCCATATTTAGTCCCAGACTTCTTCAAGCTTTTTCCAGCCTGACAACAGTCTGTAATGTGAGCAATGatagaaaacaaagcaaaagtttAACCAGAGAATAATGTTTATATCTTAATGTAGAAGCAGCTGAACTCTCAActctttcatcttcatcaaaatgatctttttactgctttgtTGAATGGCTGCAGGCATTTTTAACAAGTTTAAACTGGTAAACTGGTGCCAACCTTAAATAAACTGGTATAAACTGTCCATTAGCTGGTTTGCTGTAGGTGGAGGGTTACAGGTGGtttaaagtagttaaaactgtgtaaaacaagGTAAAACTGGTTTAATCCTTTGGAAACAGGTTTAAAGATGCAAGAACTGGGCTAAACTGGTTTGAAGCAGATTAAGTGTAGATTAAATGGTTTGCTGTAGGTTGGGGGTTGTGGTTAAAAGAGCAACATGTACGCATCAGTgcataaacataaaatatgatctCTCTGCATCTTCGATCAGTAAATCAGTCATTGTCTCATTTGTCTTTTGATTCCAGATCTTTTGGGGAAATCCCTGCAGGTtttaaccagcagcagcattttactgcagaaactcagacagctgcagaggacCGAGGCCctccagaggagaggaggagtactgcaggatgaggaggaagaggaggaggtgaaagtgTCTCAGCTGCACAATATCTAACAACTGTGACTCTGATTTACTCAGACAACAGCTCGTTACACAGTCAGCCTCTGGAACTGATTACGGCTGAACAGAACAGACCGAAAAGTTGTGAACTAATAAATATTCCAGCAGTAAGTGCACTGTAAAGAAAGATATACCATATTTACTCAATAAAATTGAGGCAACAGATTGCACgcaatattattaattaaatattatcagatttgtaattgagtaaattttaattaaatgagacCCTTTGGAGTTAACCATTTAATATGagtagatttaattaaaatacaaaaaggcaataattaaaacctaaacaaaaatattgagtatatatcaaaaagagaaatgtctaaattagtaaaaagtattaataaaacataattaaattctACATACAAGTACCATGTAATTGAGTAATAATGAAATATCTTAATCAgttaatttatttgaatttactCAGTGGATTTAATTAAATCGAAATATTATTCTTACTTAGATATATTGTGTTTATCTCATGATCTACATTTTAAGGTGAGATTACACTGGGTAccaggaagaacagaggaaataaaactcagaaattaacaaatcacacataaaatgcttgccaaaattaacatttttattataaaagttaTAGCATTTCATTGCAAACTTTTACAAATTATGACCTTGAACACTattttgtgaaaacaaaaatgtgtacagTTGCCAGAGTACCTGTCGAGAAGAACTAAGAAACATTAGGGCATGGCTACACTGTCCTATCATGGACAAGACAAGGTACCGAATTTCCAGTTTCAAATGTCCTGTGCTGTAGCCTGTAATGGGTCAGAAGATCACCTCTTGTCGTTGCTCTGTATCCACAGGTTTTACACTGCCATCTCATCTGGGGGCACATAAGAGAAACACAGTCATGTTAATTACAAAATGTGCCTTTCTGTTTAattgcagataaaataaaaaccatccATGTATCAATCACATGCATATGGTGTATTGTAGGGCTGGTTGGTATATCAATATTTGCATCTCTTTATTGTCAACATATATGTACACTGATGACATCCAGTCTagcaagaaattaaattttaaacaaTTATAGCCTACATTCTAGATGTGAGAGTTactccaaaaacaaaccttgttaatttaactttatttcaatatttcatattttaaatgaattgcaAAACCTAATTGTTGTACACTTGAACACATAATTACTATCATATAATAAGTGATTGACtaaatgtttactgagtttTATGCAAAggtagaacaaacaaacagatcacagcagcatgtcctGACACGCCCcctaccccacccccaccacacacacacacacacacacaccacacgaaGTTCGCTAAACTTTTAAACTATCAACCCTGCATATGCTGGACATAAAACGAATGGTACCACATTGCTCCTCACATATTGTCAGAAGAATTTTATTGACGCAACCGTGATGTTAGCTCGCCGACCTGATTCGACTTTTCGCGGCTGGCGGGAGATTATGAATTAAGAGTAACAGTAAACCTCAATAAAATTGAAGCCCTAAAACGTAACACTGACTTAATGCGTTTTCGAGGTAACTTAACGTGATGACAAAACAGCGAAAGAACAGAGATAAGTGATAACGTTACCTGCGTGGTAAACGGTCCAACACAACGCGGAAGTTAAGTTAACGGAAGTGCAGCAAGTagagtttggaaataaaagctcaATATACTTAGCGCGATAATCCTGATCATTTCTCGATATGGAAAAGTGTCTGATCGCAACACAAACCCCAACATGATTATCGGCAGGATTTAATAAGTACATGCCGAGGACATATGAATAACACTAACGCAACATGGGCAACACCATATCGGAATAATAACCGAcatctttcaaagtaaaagcttgTGCTTTTATCAGCAATACGAACGTTTCCATTTTGGAAGCGAAACACTATCACAATACTAGCCTATATTAACATAGTTAACATAGTTAGCTAACAGAAGCcggctttctgctgctgagtttctctctctctgtgtgctatGCTCTGCTCATGTTGTATTATAATTCAGCATGCACCATAGACATGTATTGACTTCACCATCCCAGTACAGACAAAATACGTTTACTTACCACAGTTAACCAGATTACATAGATGAGTAAAGTGGAGGAGGGTAACTGCCCATCTGCATGTTTTGCCTGCCAAATTCAAAAAGCGCGGTTAACAGGAAgtgcttttcaattaaaaattgacAGGTTCAATTAAGTTGGATTTATTCAATTTTCTCTCCGTTTAGAA
Proteins encoded:
- the ccdc141 gene encoding coiled-coil domain-containing protein 141, whose protein sequence is MTTGETEETPTCGGQKKSEGRTGGGGGDVKLSFTTLSTIAIQAGQSQIVISVLKSGSVVHLQLVQVHPGLCEIGSNQEENQTLIQEQQQLMEKLKKHEREVLTVVERSRQAEQRKRRDEGTMEQRRSKKQEEEEDVHEAMAASLNEGWSLLLRLLERRQEVLMLAADFYRRALEFAVSIDRVEDLQIGPDNDRLTEVQLTYESMRRALSA